Proteins co-encoded in one Opitutus terrae PB90-1 genomic window:
- the serS gene encoding serine--tRNA ligase, producing MLDAKLLRESPDLVRAAIAKKHLDVDVDAVLALDAAWRTQLQEVETLRGRQKAANTAMAALPKGSPEFQAKVAEMKAVSQQVKEQDAKLKDAEGAFRQAMLSLPNLPHATVPEGRTPQENVVFSLHGDHEKPHPSAVPHWEIPGFERLFDFARGAKVTGAGFPFYVGDGARMVRALLHFFLEENARAGYVEVNPPIFVNAASATATGQLPDKEGQMYETTPDHLYAVPTAEVPLTNFFRDEIVDEAALPIYRCAYTPCFRREAGSYGKDVRGLNRLHQFDKVELLKWVHPSTSYEELDKLRGDAEALLQKLNLPYRVLLMCGGDLGFAQAKKYDLEVWAAGQKRWLEVSSCSNFEAFQARRAQIRFRSKETGKPELVHTLNGSGLAVPRVLAALLENNLQADGRVHIPEVLQPYFGKEFLSFS from the coding sequence ATGCTAGACGCCAAACTCCTTCGTGAATCCCCGGACCTAGTCCGAGCTGCCATCGCCAAGAAACATCTGGACGTGGATGTTGACGCGGTGCTGGCCCTCGACGCCGCCTGGCGGACGCAGCTGCAGGAAGTGGAGACCCTGCGCGGCCGGCAGAAGGCGGCGAACACCGCGATGGCGGCGCTGCCAAAAGGCTCGCCGGAGTTTCAGGCCAAGGTGGCGGAGATGAAAGCGGTGTCGCAGCAGGTGAAGGAGCAGGACGCGAAGCTGAAGGACGCCGAGGGCGCCTTCCGGCAGGCGATGCTCTCGCTGCCGAACCTCCCGCACGCGACCGTGCCAGAAGGCCGGACGCCGCAGGAAAACGTCGTGTTTTCGCTGCACGGGGATCACGAGAAGCCGCATCCCAGCGCGGTGCCGCATTGGGAAATTCCGGGTTTCGAGCGGCTGTTTGATTTCGCGCGCGGGGCGAAGGTGACCGGCGCGGGTTTCCCGTTCTATGTCGGCGATGGCGCCCGGATGGTGCGGGCGCTGTTGCACTTCTTCTTGGAGGAAAACGCGCGCGCCGGCTACGTCGAAGTCAATCCGCCGATCTTCGTCAACGCGGCGAGCGCCACGGCGACGGGCCAGCTCCCGGACAAGGAAGGGCAGATGTATGAGACGACGCCGGATCATCTCTATGCGGTGCCGACGGCGGAAGTGCCGCTGACGAACTTCTTTCGCGACGAAATCGTGGATGAGGCGGCGCTGCCGATCTACCGCTGTGCCTACACTCCCTGTTTCCGGCGCGAGGCGGGCAGCTACGGCAAGGACGTCCGTGGGCTGAACCGACTGCACCAGTTCGACAAAGTGGAGCTGTTGAAGTGGGTGCATCCGTCGACGAGCTACGAGGAACTCGACAAGCTCCGGGGCGACGCGGAGGCGCTCCTGCAGAAGCTCAACCTGCCTTACCGCGTGCTGCTGATGTGCGGCGGCGATCTGGGATTCGCGCAGGCCAAGAAATACGATCTCGAAGTGTGGGCGGCGGGCCAGAAGCGCTGGCTGGAGGTATCGAGCTGTTCGAACTTCGAAGCGTTTCAAGCCCGGCGCGCGCAGATCCGGTTCCGTTCGAAGGAGACCGGCAAGCCGGAACTCGTCCACACGCTTAACGGCTCGGGCCTCGCGGTGCCACGCGTGCTGGCGGCGCTGCTCGAAAACAACCTGCAGGCGGACGGCCGCGTGCACATTCCCGAGGTGCTGCAGCCGTATTTCGGGAAGGAGTTCCTCAGCTTCAGCTGA
- the tilS gene encoding tRNA lysidine(34) synthetase TilS: MAARKPIDWPQCAARLAAIVPRERLHPAVLAHAAQPGKREPWMVAFSGGADSLALLLLLWAHWPEHRRRLSAAHFNHRLRGRAALQDERFCARVCAALHVPLAVDHWEDRPAKPSEAEARTARHAFFDRQLRKRRARVLWFGHQQDDIAETLLMRLARGSGLAGLAAPRPVQAMPAGKVHLRPLLGLKKAELAAALRRCGASWCEDQTNAGEHYLRSRIRQRVLPAWRAAVGERDALAGAALSRELMEEDDTALQAWLARLAPLREDGSLNLRRLRGVPVAVVRRALHQWLLQHERSTGLSRQCFASLLAAVLTRRTTRLSIGTGVFAEVGRDRLRIVSGVRNKRGQFQRRIN; the protein is encoded by the coding sequence ATGGCCGCCCGCAAGCCGATCGACTGGCCGCAGTGTGCGGCGCGACTGGCGGCGATCGTGCCGCGCGAACGGTTGCATCCGGCGGTGCTGGCGCACGCGGCACAGCCGGGGAAGCGCGAGCCGTGGATGGTGGCGTTCTCCGGAGGCGCGGATTCGCTCGCGCTGTTGTTGCTGCTGTGGGCGCATTGGCCCGAGCATCGGCGGCGGCTGAGCGCGGCGCATTTCAATCACCGGCTGCGCGGCCGCGCGGCATTGCAGGACGAACGTTTTTGCGCGCGCGTCTGCGCCGCGTTGCACGTACCGCTGGCGGTCGATCACTGGGAGGATCGGCCCGCCAAACCCAGTGAGGCCGAAGCGAGGACGGCGCGGCATGCGTTCTTCGACCGGCAGCTTCGCAAGCGCCGGGCTCGCGTACTGTGGTTTGGCCATCAACAGGATGACATCGCGGAAACCCTGTTGATGCGGCTGGCCCGCGGCAGCGGCTTGGCCGGACTGGCGGCGCCCCGGCCGGTGCAGGCCATGCCGGCGGGGAAAGTGCATCTGCGGCCGTTACTCGGATTGAAGAAGGCCGAACTCGCCGCGGCGCTGCGCCGTTGCGGCGCGTCCTGGTGCGAGGACCAGACGAACGCCGGGGAGCATTACCTGCGGTCGCGGATTCGACAGCGCGTGCTGCCCGCCTGGCGCGCAGCCGTGGGCGAGCGCGATGCGCTCGCGGGAGCGGCGCTCTCGCGGGAGCTGATGGAGGAGGACGACACGGCGTTGCAGGCATGGCTCGCGCGGCTGGCCCCGCTGCGGGAGGACGGCAGCCTGAACCTGCGACGGCTGAGAGGCGTGCCAGTCGCGGTGGTGCGGCGGGCGCTGCACCAGTGGCTGCTCCAACATGAGCGGTCCACCGGTTTGTCGCGCCAGTGTTTCGCCAGCCTGCTCGCGGCGGTGCTGACGCGGCGGACGACACGTTTGAGCATTGGGACAGGTGTTTTTGCCGAAGTTGGGAGGGACCGTTTGCGGATCGTAAGCGGGGTGCGAAACAAACGCGGGCAATTCCAACGGCGCATCAATTGA
- the ftsH gene encoding ATP-dependent zinc metalloprotease FtsH: MSDLDNKKKRRPLKSLPPDRFQPKVLIFFLVLFLAALALLFLSPTRLSSPASLKIQRVVELAEQGQIVEGVIQPEASGGRDWVVITGKTKDESLQSERGPTNQFRASGRLTDANMERLQKSQAFTEQPATTVLSQIAVQVVPFLLIIGLLYFLFVRQLRQAGKGALSFGKSRAKLLTRDRDKVTFADVAGCDEAKEEVSEVVEFLKDPKKFTKMGGKIPKGILMVGPPGTGKTLLAKAVAGEADVPFFSISGSDFVEMFVGVGASRVRDMFEQGRKSAPCLIFIDEIDAVGRQRGAGLGGGNDEREQTLNSLLVEMDGFDTTEGVIIIAATNRPDVLDSALLRPGRFDRQIYVDLPDLVGREQILRVHARKITLSENVDLAVIARGTPGLSGAELANLLNEAALLAARRNKKKVEMIDVDDAREKVQFGRERRRVMDDEEKKLTAYHEAGHALVQAVLDDGHMPVHKVTIIPRGQSLGSTMFIPKKDVLTHAMRRMLGQIAMGLGGRIAEELVMGDISSGAAGDIKQVTKIARHMVCDWGMSSLGMIAYGESQDTVFLGREITRSQTYSEETARKIDAEVFRIVDEQYKRARQLIEEKRDVLDKIAAALLEHETIEGKHVLELLQFGEIRSPIVREPVKPEDRPSGKKAPGKSSAPEGLAPGGAAPAPNPA; this comes from the coding sequence ATGTCTGATCTCGACAACAAGAAGAAGCGTCGCCCACTGAAAAGCCTTCCACCGGACCGGTTTCAGCCGAAGGTGCTGATCTTTTTCCTGGTGCTTTTCCTGGCGGCGCTGGCGTTGCTGTTCCTCTCGCCGACCCGCTTGAGCTCACCGGCCTCGCTGAAAATCCAACGCGTGGTCGAACTCGCGGAGCAGGGGCAGATTGTCGAAGGCGTGATCCAGCCGGAAGCTTCCGGCGGTCGGGACTGGGTGGTGATCACCGGCAAGACCAAGGACGAGAGCCTGCAGAGCGAGCGCGGCCCGACGAATCAGTTCCGCGCGTCGGGTCGGTTGACGGATGCCAACATGGAGCGGCTGCAGAAGTCGCAGGCCTTCACCGAGCAGCCGGCGACGACGGTGCTTTCGCAGATTGCGGTCCAGGTAGTGCCGTTCCTCCTCATCATCGGGCTGCTGTATTTCCTGTTCGTGCGTCAGCTGCGGCAGGCGGGCAAAGGCGCGCTGAGCTTCGGCAAGAGCCGTGCCAAGCTGCTCACGCGCGATCGCGACAAGGTGACGTTCGCGGACGTGGCGGGCTGCGACGAAGCCAAGGAAGAGGTGAGCGAGGTCGTCGAGTTTCTGAAGGACCCGAAGAAGTTCACCAAGATGGGCGGCAAGATCCCGAAGGGCATCCTGATGGTCGGTCCTCCGGGCACGGGCAAAACGCTGCTGGCCAAGGCGGTCGCGGGCGAGGCCGATGTGCCATTCTTCTCCATTTCCGGTTCCGACTTCGTCGAAATGTTCGTCGGCGTCGGCGCGAGCCGGGTGCGGGACATGTTCGAGCAGGGCCGCAAGAGCGCCCCGTGCCTGATTTTCATCGACGAAATCGACGCGGTCGGCCGCCAGCGCGGCGCCGGACTCGGCGGCGGCAACGACGAACGCGAGCAGACGCTGAATTCGCTGCTCGTCGAAATGGACGGCTTCGACACGACGGAGGGCGTCATCATCATCGCCGCGACGAATCGTCCGGACGTGTTGGACAGCGCGCTGCTCCGGCCGGGTCGATTCGATCGGCAGATTTACGTGGACCTGCCGGACCTCGTGGGTCGCGAGCAGATCCTGCGCGTGCACGCGCGGAAGATCACCTTGTCCGAAAACGTCGACCTCGCCGTGATTGCGCGCGGCACGCCGGGCTTGTCCGGCGCCGAGTTGGCCAACCTGCTCAACGAGGCCGCGCTGCTGGCCGCGCGGCGCAATAAGAAGAAGGTCGAGATGATCGACGTCGACGACGCGCGCGAGAAGGTGCAGTTCGGGCGCGAGCGCCGCCGGGTCATGGACGACGAGGAGAAGAAGCTCACAGCCTATCACGAAGCCGGGCACGCGCTAGTGCAGGCGGTGCTGGATGACGGGCACATGCCGGTGCACAAGGTCACGATCATTCCCCGGGGCCAGAGCCTCGGCAGCACGATGTTCATCCCGAAGAAAGACGTACTGACCCACGCCATGAGGCGGATGCTGGGCCAGATCGCGATGGGGCTCGGCGGTCGCATTGCCGAGGAACTCGTGATGGGTGATATTTCCAGCGGCGCGGCCGGCGACATCAAGCAGGTCACCAAGATCGCCCGGCACATGGTGTGTGACTGGGGCATGAGCTCGCTGGGCATGATCGCGTACGGCGAAAGCCAAGATACCGTGTTCCTCGGTCGCGAGATCACGCGTAGCCAGACATATTCGGAAGAGACCGCGCGCAAGATCGACGCGGAGGTGTTCCGGATCGTCGACGAACAATACAAGCGCGCCCGCCAGCTCATCGAGGAGAAGCGTGACGTGCTCGACAAGATCGCCGCGGCGCTGCTGGAGCACGAGACGATCGAGGGCAAGCACGTGCTCGAACTGCTGCAGTTCGGCGAGATTCGTTCGCCGATCGTGCGCGAACCCGTGAAGCCCGAAGACCGGCCTTCGGGCAAAAAGGCCCCTGGCAAGTCGAGCGCCCCGGAAGGCTTGGCTCCGGGCGGAGCGGCTCCGGCACCCAATCCAGCATAG
- a CDS encoding UDP-glucose 6-dehydrogenase, with amino-acid sequence MKICCIGAGYVGGPTMAMIACKAPDIEVRVVDMNAARIASWNSDALPVYEPGLDDVVKEARGRNLFFSTDVRSAIQAADIVFVAVNTPTKTYGVGSGRAADLRFIESVARTIAEVATTPKIIVEKSTIPVKTAETIKDILAANARGVKFEVLSNPEFLAEGTAVEDLKQPDRVLIGGERTPGGEAAVQTLADVYARWVPRDRIITTNLWSSELSKLVANAFLAQRISSINSISALCEATGADVDEVARAIGKDSRIGPKFLKASVGFGGSCFQKDILNLVYLCDHFALPEVSSYWENVVKMNDWQKRRFATKIVRALFNSVADKKIAVLGFAFKKDTNDTRESPAISVCRDLLAEQARVAVYDPQVTEEDIRRELLGPDKQDSRLTVVKSAYAAAEGAHGLAVLTEWDEFKTLDFKRIFESMAKPACVFDGRNILSLEALKSLGFRVYGVGK; translated from the coding sequence ATGAAAATCTGCTGTATCGGAGCTGGCTACGTTGGTGGACCCACAATGGCGATGATCGCCTGCAAAGCTCCGGACATCGAGGTTCGGGTCGTGGACATGAACGCGGCGCGGATCGCCTCGTGGAATTCCGACGCGCTGCCCGTGTATGAACCCGGTCTCGACGACGTCGTGAAGGAGGCGCGCGGCCGGAATCTGTTTTTCTCCACGGACGTCCGGAGCGCCATCCAGGCTGCGGACATCGTTTTCGTGGCGGTCAACACGCCGACGAAAACCTACGGGGTCGGCTCGGGCCGCGCGGCTGATCTCCGTTTCATCGAATCCGTCGCGCGCACGATCGCGGAGGTGGCCACGACGCCGAAGATCATCGTTGAGAAATCGACGATCCCCGTGAAGACCGCGGAGACGATCAAGGACATCCTCGCGGCGAACGCGCGCGGCGTAAAGTTCGAGGTGCTGTCGAATCCCGAGTTTCTCGCCGAGGGCACCGCGGTGGAGGATCTCAAGCAACCCGACCGGGTGTTGATCGGAGGCGAGCGCACGCCCGGTGGCGAGGCGGCGGTGCAGACGCTCGCCGACGTGTATGCGCGCTGGGTGCCGCGCGACCGGATCATCACGACGAATCTCTGGTCATCGGAGCTTTCGAAGCTGGTCGCCAACGCATTCCTCGCGCAGCGGATCTCGTCCATCAACTCGATCTCGGCGCTCTGCGAAGCGACCGGCGCGGACGTCGACGAAGTCGCGCGCGCAATTGGCAAGGACTCGCGGATCGGGCCGAAATTTTTGAAGGCGTCGGTGGGCTTTGGTGGATCGTGTTTCCAGAAGGACATCCTGAACCTGGTGTATCTGTGCGACCATTTCGCACTGCCTGAGGTGTCGAGCTACTGGGAAAACGTGGTGAAGATGAACGACTGGCAGAAACGGCGGTTCGCGACGAAGATCGTTCGCGCGCTGTTCAATTCGGTCGCGGACAAAAAAATCGCGGTCCTCGGCTTCGCGTTCAAGAAGGACACCAACGACACCCGGGAATCGCCCGCCATTTCGGTGTGCCGCGATCTGCTCGCCGAGCAGGCACGTGTGGCGGTTTACGATCCGCAGGTCACCGAAGAAGATATCCGGCGCGAACTACTCGGACCCGACAAGCAGGACAGTCGATTGACGGTCGTGAAAAGCGCCTACGCGGCCGCGGAAGGAGCCCATGGGCTCGCCGTGCTCACCGAGTGGGACGAGTTCAAGACGCTGGATTTCAAGCGAATCTTCGAATCCATGGCGAAGCCCGCCTGTGTTTTTGATGGTCGGAATATCCTAAGTCTCGAAGCGCTTAAATCGCTAGGTTTTAGGGTCTACGGGGTCGGGAAGTAA
- a CDS encoding SdrD B-like domain-containing protein, producing MNLPRLLASCRFARFAWPLVIAIAFVAVPVHGQDDDPAGTPSYVVYTPDEVMPVQGPAPLQFSYQLTITSPTGMPANTNATVTVVGEATLAPAAVPLATASGFVTFSAATLEFSGPQQSKTITVQLRIPSGTVEGQFSFHISTTGWPSGHAIRDNGTDVNMTVTLPLPVTAPLVTIESPAPNATYNYVAGGSPTLVPVTVKAVAAANTTVQQVAAWVRAVNDAGVEFLSEALNLSVSGTGMSQATGTLSYPVTEPGTYTISATAKDNLDGAATDSLAFIVTRTVPPPTVVISQPNQTSFDYHLGGPALSIPFAFEARSQFGGIKSIAVTLDGQSVPFSAPALGALVVTGTGTLTIAAGGDYELVVTAKDDYGTAVATTSFVVNAISDTNERPVRGVVFFDVNANGVMDGDDYGLPGMKVRLVNLWGHTAKTTTSADGEYVFNAKPGVYVVWVDCVDGFAPTTLIAHPVVVYQSAVDVADTGFKLSFLDLMGMRAEGKSHGFWKNNVDKAISGKKGAQVPAASVRAYTTQLGDLALSPFDALTMPAALTTLSSSSSKPKALLAKQLLAAEYNYANGAYIDDNAALTYAFIYWGEHVMKNADSLSRVYVLWAKDWFDAYNNSEGGRIRGSLL from the coding sequence ATGAACTTGCCCCGTTTGTTGGCGTCGTGTCGGTTCGCGCGTTTCGCTTGGCCCCTCGTCATCGCGATCGCTTTTGTGGCAGTCCCGGTCCACGGACAGGACGATGATCCCGCCGGCACGCCGAGCTATGTCGTCTACACTCCTGACGAGGTGATGCCGGTGCAAGGGCCGGCGCCCCTGCAGTTCAGCTATCAGCTGACGATCACCTCACCGACCGGCATGCCGGCGAACACGAACGCGACGGTGACCGTCGTGGGTGAAGCGACACTCGCGCCGGCGGCGGTGCCGCTCGCAACGGCAAGCGGGTTCGTCACCTTCAGCGCGGCGACGCTCGAATTCAGCGGACCACAGCAGTCGAAGACCATCACAGTCCAGCTGCGGATTCCGAGCGGCACGGTGGAAGGGCAGTTCAGTTTTCACATCAGCACGACCGGCTGGCCGAGCGGGCACGCGATTCGGGACAACGGTACGGATGTGAACATGACGGTGACGTTGCCGTTGCCGGTGACGGCTCCGCTGGTGACGATCGAGAGCCCGGCTCCGAATGCCACGTACAACTATGTGGCGGGCGGAAGTCCGACCCTGGTGCCGGTCACGGTGAAAGCAGTGGCGGCGGCGAATACCACGGTACAGCAAGTCGCGGCGTGGGTGCGGGCGGTGAATGATGCTGGCGTCGAATTTTTGTCCGAAGCGCTGAACCTTTCGGTGTCAGGGACGGGAATGTCGCAGGCGACCGGAACGCTCAGCTACCCGGTGACGGAGCCTGGCACCTATACGATCTCGGCCACCGCCAAGGATAATCTCGATGGGGCCGCGACCGATTCGCTGGCCTTCATCGTCACCCGCACCGTGCCGCCGCCGACGGTGGTGATTTCCCAGCCGAACCAAACCAGCTTCGATTATCACCTCGGTGGGCCGGCGCTCTCCATTCCGTTCGCGTTCGAAGCACGGAGCCAATTCGGCGGGATCAAGAGCATTGCGGTGACGCTCGACGGCCAATCGGTGCCTTTTTCCGCGCCTGCGCTCGGCGCGCTCGTGGTGACTGGCACGGGCACGCTCACGATCGCTGCGGGCGGAGACTACGAACTGGTGGTCACGGCCAAGGATGACTATGGCACCGCGGTGGCGACAACGAGTTTTGTTGTCAATGCGATCTCGGACACGAACGAGCGGCCGGTTCGCGGCGTGGTGTTCTTCGACGTGAACGCCAACGGCGTGATGGACGGGGATGACTACGGCTTGCCCGGCATGAAAGTGCGGTTGGTAAACTTGTGGGGCCACACGGCCAAGACCACCACCAGTGCGGACGGCGAGTATGTGTTCAACGCGAAGCCTGGCGTCTACGTGGTGTGGGTCGATTGCGTGGACGGCTTTGCGCCCACGACCTTGATTGCGCATCCGGTCGTGGTCTACCAATCGGCCGTCGACGTGGCCGACACGGGGTTCAAGCTTAGCTTCCTGGATCTGATGGGCATGCGCGCCGAAGGGAAGTCGCATGGCTTCTGGAAAAACAACGTGGACAAGGCCATTTCCGGCAAGAAGGGCGCGCAGGTTCCCGCTGCGTCGGTGCGGGCCTACACCACGCAGCTCGGCGATCTCGCGCTCTCGCCCTTCGATGCGCTGACGATGCCGGCGGCATTAACCACACTCAGCTCCTCCAGCTCAAAACCGAAGGCGCTGCTGGCCAAGCAACTGCTCGCGGCCGAATACAACTACGCCAACGGTGCCTACATCGACGACAACGCGGCGCTCACGTATGCGTTCATTTACTGGGGCGAGCACGTGATGAAAAACGCGGACAGCCTGTCCCGCGTTTATGTGCTCTGGGCCAAGGATTGGTTCGATGCCTACAACAACAGTGAAGGCGGCCGGATCCGCGGCTCCCTGCTGTAG